The Brassica oleracea var. oleracea cultivar TO1000 chromosome C7, BOL, whole genome shotgun sequence sequence GATAATGTTCCATCTTTAACTCCTCACTCCTGACAACTGCTTTATTCCTCTCTTAGCAACTAAGGACTCATCTCTAATAATAACATCAAAAGTCTATCTTATGAGCTGTGCGTTAACGAGTTCGGTTTAATTAGTTCGGTTTAGTTCAAGAAGGGAAATCAGAATATCAAATCGAGGAAATAACATCAGTGTTTGTATTAAACCAAGAGGCTTGTTCAAGTTTAATTATATATCGGTTTCGGTTCGTATTGTAAATTGGCCGGTTCGATTGAGGAAGGGAAAAATGTAGACCGAGAAATAAAAGAGAGCTTTACTATTTGACATGCTTTGGAGGTGATGTCTTACTATTTAACATACTTCTAGCTTTAGGTATACTTTGTGAGGTAAAAAGTGACATAAAATATCTATTATAACCTTCATTTAATTTTCATTCACGTGGTCAGACTAGGTGTGGTCATGAAACCGATTTCAAATTATGGACGATTCATAACCACCTCTTTCGCCACCATTGCCGTATCCCTCTTTGCACTGCCATAACTACCTCCTTAACCATCACTACTTTCATAACCATCCACTGATGGTGTAGTTGTGGACATGGTTATCCGCCTCCAACCACAATAATACGCAACCAACCACCACCACAAAACCCCGTCAATGACCGCCAACCACTTCTTTCATCACCACAATTCTCATATCCACCCCCACAAGCTCCACTTCAGCCATTAGCTCCTCCACCTCCGCCATAAGCTCCTCTTCCGCCTCAATGACCGCCAACCACTTCTTTCATCACCACAATTCTCATATCCACCCCCACAAGCTCCACTTCAGCCATTAGCTCCTCCCCCGTCACCTCGTACTTTCCTTCCGTCTTCTGATCCACCACCACTGCTCCACCATAAGACCATACCTCTCCATGTCTCCATACAAAATCTATAAGCTTGAGAAAGCGTTCTTTCATGACTTAAGATTTATTTCACAAACAAATGCCAAAAAAAAAATTACGACTGGTTGTTGTTTTGAGTGGAGAAATTTGGACATAAAAAGTTAGATTTAGTTTGCAACATCAAATAAGAGATATAATTACAAAAAGTGAAGAAATGTGAAATATTTTATTATTTTGGTCGAAGCAACGCGACGATTCGTTGGAGAATTTTGAAATCGGGGTCATCGTCATAAGCTTTGCGTGCGAAGCTGCCGGAATCAAAGGGATTCAATTCGTTGGGTGTTGACACCAATCGTCAGGGAGATTAACGCAGGATCACCTCTATGAGTTCCACCTCCACATGCGGTTCCTCTTCCTTCACGGTTTCGGTAAGCACCACCAACATAAGATTCTGTGCCACTACCATAAGTTAATCCTCCACCGCCTCTGCTATTGCCTCCGGTATATGTGACATGATGAGGATTTTAGGTTAGAGAAAGTGTGAAATTTAAATTAGAAGGGATTTTTAGTCAATTTACTCAACAAAAGTACTTGGCAAGTGGAAAGTATGTGTATATGTTAATAGACCATGGAAAAATATGTCTCTGTGTAAATTTTTCGAAATAAAAACCAGTAACTACTACATTAAAACCAAGAGGCCAAAAAAGAGTTTTTCAACAAGTTACTAAACGATCGTTACAGTGCTTAAGTAGGCTTTCTTGGCGTTACAAAAGGCATGGAGACGGTCTTCATTAACCGTACCAAACCCGGAAAGCTCAACGCCATAAGCCGCAAGCTTACGAGCGTCCCTTGGTATCGGCGACTGCCATAACCCGTCCCACCAACCTGGAGGTGCTAGAGGCGTGAATGCACATTGGTTTGGCTGTTTTGGACAGCTCAGTGGACCAGCGTACCGGTTCCAGACATGTCCCCAGCCCACCTGGTTCTTCAAACCATCTGCTAACAGATTACTCTGGAAACTACTCAAGAACGCAAAGCTCGAGTTGCTCGAACCGTCCTCTGCCAAATATTAACCAGTCAGTACCGGTCAAACAGTACAGTAATAATGATAAACTAAGTAAAGGTCTTAACTGAGACTGTTTGCGGCGCCTAATGCAGCAACTAACTGAGCATAAGTAGTCCCGACTCGTCTGTGAGCACCAGAGATCACAGCGTGCTTTGCACGGCAGGCGAGGAAGAAGTCTACAAATGCAACCCATCTCGGTGCGGGACCCCAATCTTTTATTCTGAAGTCTAACATTGGTAACCCACGACCACGTTGAGCTATATCCCCTCGGAAAAGCTTATAGTCAAAATGCAGAACCTGAAAAAACACATTGCAACTGACTTAATTTTTGTTGGAAAGATTAGAGAGAGTTTTAGTTTAATGGATTATTGATACCTCAGCAATTGAGCTGATATTTAGTTCGAGATTTTTCACTACAGATGGCGTGTCAGAGACTATAACCACTCTTGGTTTCGCTACGCCAAGCCTGTTAACTGCTTTCCCTAGGCAGTTTACAGCTGCACGCAGAGGTCTAACAGATCTGGAAGAAGGAGAATTAATCAGCCAGCTGAAAAAAGAAAAGACAGAGAGACAGAGTGTGTTTAACATACTTGCTCATCAGCATTCGCATGTGTAATGAGATATCAGGATCTCCAGTCTCTCGTAGAACCCAATCCACTGCATCTTTCACATCTTTAGTAGGAGATATAAGACTCATCATCAGCTCTCCAAACACATTCGCTCGTGGTGTGGAGCTTCCCTGCTCTCCAAACAGCTCAACTGCAGCAGCTCTCATCTCAGGATGCACGTTCTTGAGGAAAAACTGAGACGCCACAGCGTCTGTTGTGCCTTGGAACCTGAAAGAAAACCAATTGCTCAGCTCAGTAATGACTATATAACTTCTTCACAAAAGTGTTGTATCTTTTTTTTGCCCTCACTAACCATATAATAGCTTCCTCCCACTTCTTCCAATTGCTACATAAGACATTACTCTTAGCCGGCTTCTCAAAATCATCCAACCTCATTACAAGCCGCCTTCCGTACTTCTTCACGCAGCCTTTTTGTCGCCACAGGTGCTTCACTTCAGACAGTGTAAATGTATCATTGGAGTAAGCAATGTAATCACCAAATGGATATTTTCCCCTGAGAAAATGAACAGAAAAAGGTATAAACAGACAGATCTACGAACTAAAAACAAACAAAAACTACTGTTCAGAGACTTGCAAATACAGTTCTCAAAAAAGCAGAGAAAAAGGATTGAGAAAGAACCAGTATATGCCTGGTCTGGCCAATGATCAATGATCTGTTCAACATTATGCTCAACGCTCCCGACGTCAAGATCTTGTACATCTCGTTCCCGAAACCAGCCTCTGCCGTCTTCCCAAGAACATAACCATGTCGACAGAACTGCTCCGGAGCTAGCTCACGAACTGCTGCAGCCCCTGAACCATCCAAGAATCACATTTCAAGATCTTGCTATCACTACGGATGAAACTAGCCAAACACTAACTTAGAACGAACACATAAGTAAATCAAGATTCGAATATAATATTATAAAGAATCGAAAGATTCTCACCGTTGAGGTGAAAATGGCGACGGATAACATCTCGAACTCTGAGGCTCTGATCCACGAAACCACCGTCGAACTCGCTTCCCATCTCCTCCACCGTCGCGCAGAGCCTCCTTCCGTCGACCTTGGCTTCCACCACGGAAGAAGAATTGATCCACCTCGCGTTATCCTCGTCCGAAACGGCGTCGTCGTCGTCGTCATCGATGAAGGAGGAGGAGTTAGGATCATCCACGGAGCGTAGCGTCAAGAGAAGCAAACCGAAACCGATGAAGAAGACAACCGATGTGAAGAGAATCGTCCTCCCGAACAATCGCTTCCGTCTGATTCCACCGCGCTTCATCTCTTCTTCTTCTTACACATCGTTTAACTCGAGCCACACTGTTCTGGTCTCATTAATAACAGAGAGAGCTTTTCGATGCGATCGACACGTCATTACTTGTCGGTGGCAGTTAACTCTACTCTCAACGGCATCGTATTATATAGTGGGCCTAGGCCCAATAGTGCGACTTAAGCCCATAAAGGAATATGAAAAGCCATCTTCCACATCAACCCACAACGACGAAGATTGTTGTTGTTTGTTTGTTTCCAAGTTTCCTCTTCAACTGCTCAACTTCGCCGGCGGTTTCTGGGAGCAAGTCATCAGATAGAACGGCGCCGTTTTATCGCCTAGCTCATCGCAACAATACTCTCCTGCTCCTCTGTAATTTCCTCTTATATTCTTACTCTCGCGCTCGTTGTTTTTTTGCTCGTATTTGCTTTCTGCTGAGATTGGTCTCCGGTTTATCTCTCGGACATTAGGGTTTAGACCAGTTTTGATGTTTAAACTCACTTTCTAGTTCTGTCTGCTCGAACTTGAGAATCGGCTTTACTCCTTGTGCTTCTCTCTCTATTGTTTAAAGCATGTTCTTTGTTTCTGATGATATTCAAAATTTTAAATTTGGTTCAAATTATGCTTAAAGCTTGTTTCTTTTTTTTTTGTATTTTAGCTGTAGAATTCGTGAAAGGCGGGGACTGGTTGTTGGAGCTGGTGGAAGGAACAATGGGTAGTTCATTTAATGCTCAGATATTAGTTGAGAAGCTTTCTAAACTCAACAATTCTCAAGCAAGCATTGAGAGTATCCTTTCAATAATTCTAAACTGTTTTTTTTTTTTTTTATGTATGTATTGGTTTCTGATGTATCTACTGATCTGGGTTGTGGTAAAGCTCTGCACTTTTATTGGTTAAATGGGTTCTGGTTTATTAACTAGTCTTGGTTGTGGTAAAGCTCTGTACTTTTGATTGGTTTCCCTAGTTAAATGGGTATTTGGAAGATAATCTTACCATTTATTGTCTTCGGTTTTTGGGTCTGATATAAAATTGTGGAGTGTGGACTAAATTTTTTCAACGCTTTTAAGTTGCTAGCTCACATGTTTTGTGGTTTCTTTTCGGCCTTTGCATTGTATATGCTATCACGGCCTGTCTCTTCCTTGACAGTAGTATCCAGCTTTGTCACATTGGTGTATCTTTCACATGAACAAGGCCAAACATGTTGTGGAAACATGGGGCAGGCAGTTTCACTGTTCCCCGCGTGAGCAACGGTTGGCGTATTTGTACCTCGCGAACGATATCTTGCAGAATAGTAGGCGGAAAGGTTCAGAGTTTGTAGGTGAGTTCTGGAAAGTACTCCCCGATGCTCTTCGTGATGTGATTGAAAATGGTGATGACTTTGGAAGAAAAGCTGCACGTCGACTGGTACGTCAGAGTTTAACTTTTGGCTTCATGAAAGTGCGATGTTAATTATCATAATTTTCTCTTAAAGGTTAATATATGGGAAGAAAGGAAGGTTTTCGGATCTCATGGACAAATTCTCAAAGAAGAGATTCTGGGAAAGCAACCTGAAAATGGAGCCAGGAACGGAGCACTTGTGCCACTTAAACTGGTAAGTCAGTAAGTTTTTTTATAAAACCATTTGCATACCTCTTGAGCTCATTTGTCAATAAGGTCCACCGTTATGGAATTATTTCTGCTTCGGTGTTCTTCCAAGTTAGCACATGATAAGCTCTGCTATTTATTTTCTGTTCAACAGAAACAGGCAAATGGAATTCCGTTGGAGAGAGTAGTATCTTCTGTTGAAGCTCTTCATGGCGTTCAGATCGGTGAGAATGTCATTGTTGGGAAATGTACTAGTGCTGCTGGTTACCTTGAGAGAGCAACTCAGGAAGTCGAGAAAGATCTTAGTTCAGGTATCACCGTCCATTGCTGCAGATGTGTCGATATGCTTTATTTATCAAGTGACAAGCTACATACATCGCCTGTTCTAAGAACTCAACTCGTTTAATCTTTTTTTTTTTAATCACACACCCTTTGTACTGGAACCGGAATCTTAAATGGTTTCCAAATAGCTTTTCGAAAATCATTGGTTTTGTATGGTGACTCTTACTTTTCAATAAGCCTGATCATTAATTTTGAGGGAATTTACTCCCACCATTTAGGAAGAGAATCCACAAATTTATTAGAATCCATGATAGTATATTTTGTAAGTCTTGGACATTTTGGTTAATGTTGGAACCTTAATAAATTTATTACAGTTCTGATTACTAGGACTTTTTGTATAGAGAAAAGCCAATTCATGTTCACGCATTCATCAACCATATGACTTCTTTTCATTATCTTACTTGTTTAGTGTTGCTTTAAACAGGACACACCCCTGGCCCCGCGCTGGTAAAGGAGGTGCAGGGACAACATGCCATACTGAGAGACTGCATCGAACAGCTTGGAGCAGTGGAGACATCCAGAATAAGTCTCATCTCTCATTTGAGAGAAGCTTTACAAGAACAGGTTTCTCATTTATACAACTGCTAACGAAAATATCATCATTGATTGCTCTTGCCAAAGACCTCACCTTATTATTTTCTTATTCAGGAACTCAAGCTAGAGCAAGTCCGTAACCACCTTCAGGTTTGAATTCGTACTAACAAACGTGATATTACCTTGTCTTTGCACTATTTAGTTAAATTGATATTCATTTTGCTATAATTTCAGATTGCTCGGTTTCAATCAGACCGAACTGGTGATCTCTGCAAACAGCTTCTAGACCATGGTAGTAGTTCACGGCCTCCTGCTACAGAAGAATCAAAAGAAGTCATCAAAGTCTCACCGGCTGCATCAGCACCACAAAGCTTCACACACATCGAAGTGGAACAATCAGCTCCGGTTATGTTTGCTTCGAACCCACCAACTCAATCAGCGGTAGACCCGAGAAAAACCGCAGCCGCCGCAGTGGTGGCTAGGCTAACCGCATCAACCTCCTCAGCGGAGATGCTCTCCCACGTTCTCTCTTCCTTAGCATCCGAAGGCATCATCGGAAACAACCCACCTGCTGTAACGGGAACTCCATCGTCCGACGAGTACCCGCCAGAGAAAAGGCCCAAGCTTCAAAACCATGACCAGTCCTATCTCCAGCAGCTGCAACAACAGAACGCTGCAACAACATCCACCAGTCCTCTACTGCTTCCGCCTCCACCACCACCACCACCACTATACCAGCTTCAACCTCAGTACTTGCAGCCGTTACAGCCTCCTGGTCCTGTAAACCAGACACCGTTCAACTACACCATAGCGACCACTTCTGCACCCACTCAACAACAACAAGGTCAATGGGTTCCTGGGCTCACCCCGCTTCCAACAACCTCTGCTCCATCGGATAATTCATACCAGAAGTTTCAGGGACAAGATCGTTTCTATGGCATCAACCCATCCGTCTCTATGGCACCTGTCACTCGGCAGTAGAAGAATCTGTTCTCCAGGGTTTATAGCGCACTTTTTGTTGTTGTTACAGTATAGTTTTAATGAGGGTTTGATAGGATTTGCGTTCTTGGAATGCGCTTTGTGTATGCTTTCTTCCAACACTGCGTACCCTTTAACTATATGCTTCTGCACATACTGTCATTTTATCTGTAAACTTCTAAGCCATTTACTGTGAGAGATTCAATAGATCTTTCAAACTTTATTCTTCTCTCTGAAACTTGGAAGATTCTTAACATGGCGGTTATTTCAAAAAAAAAAAAAGGTTAAAAGCCAGATTGGACCAAAGTTTACTCTTCTTTTCAGGTCTGGTCAAAAAGGCAACAAGATTTTTCCTTTTGACTAATAAAAAAAGCATACTTTTCCACAAAGTTGTTGTCTTTATCTTCTTCTACTTGTCAGGGATTCCCTGTAACGCGGCAATCCAGAAGAAGAAACATCACAAAAGCAGAGAGAGCAATACGACCAAAGACTTTGAAGGTCATGTCATAACCCTTTTAAGGGTTTGTCTCCTACCTCTCTCGATCTCCCAGTCTCGAGACGTCAACCCTAGCAAACCCAGAAGACTCTGCTGCTTGTTGGATCTCCCTCTCTCCCCCTAAGGTTTAGTGTCCCTTTCTCCTTTTATCTTTCTCAAACATTCTCTTTATAGGATCTTGGCGTCTAATAAACTACTGATTGAGAAATTTAACGGACTTGGAGATTGATTTGAA is a genomic window containing:
- the LOC106301441 gene encoding uncharacterized protein LOC106301441, yielding MKRGGIRRKRLFGRTILFTSVVFFIGFGLLLLTLRSVDDPNSSSFIDDDDDDAVSDEDNARWINSSSVVEAKVDGRRLCATVEEMGSEFDGGFVDQSLRVRDVIRRHFHLNGAAAVRELAPEQFCRHGYVLGKTAEAGFGNEMYKILTSGALSIMLNRSLIIGQTRGKYPFGDYIAYSNDTFTLSEVKHLWRQKGCVKKYGRRLVMRLDDFEKPAKSNVLCSNWKKWEEAIIWFQGTTDAVASQFFLKNVHPEMRAAAVELFGEQGSSTPRANVFGELMMSLISPTKDVKDAVDWVLRETGDPDISLHMRMLMSKSVRPLRAAVNCLGKAVNRLGVAKPRVVIVSDTPSVVKNLELNISSIAEVLHFDYKLFRGDIAQRGRGLPMLDFRIKDWGPAPRWVAFVDFFLACRAKHAVISGAHRRVGTTYAQLVAALGAANSLKDGSSNSSFAFLSSFQSNLLADGLKNQVGWGHVWNRYAGPLSCPKQPNQCAFTPLAPPGWWDGLWQSPIPRDARKLAAYGVELSGFGTVNEDRLHAFCNAKKAYLSTVTIV
- the LOC106301467 gene encoding UPF0400 protein C337.03-like: MGSSFNAQILVEKLSKLNNSQASIETLSHWCIFHMNKAKHVVETWGRQFHCSPREQRLAYLYLANDILQNSRRKGSEFVGEFWKVLPDALRDVIENGDDFGRKAARRLVNIWEERKVFGSHGQILKEEILGKQPENGARNGALVPLKLKQANGIPLERVVSSVEALHGVQIGENVIVGKCTSAAGYLERATQEVEKDLSSGHTPGPALVKEVQGQHAILRDCIEQLGAVETSRISLISHLREALQEQELKLEQVRNHLQIARFQSDRTGDLCKQLLDHGSSSRPPATEESKEVIKVSPAASAPQSFTHIEVEQSAPVMFASNPPTQSAVDPRKTAAAAVVARLTASTSSAEMLSHVLSSLASEGIIGNNPPAVTGTPSSDEYPPEKRPKLQNHDQSYLQQLQQQNAATTSTSPLLLPPPPPPPPLYQLQPQYLQPLQPPGPVNQTPFNYTIATTSAPTQQQQGQWVPGLTPLPTTSAPSDNSYQKFQGQDRFYGINPSVSMAPVTRQ